The Diprion similis isolate iyDipSimi1 chromosome 11, iyDipSimi1.1, whole genome shotgun sequence genome includes a region encoding these proteins:
- the LOC124412392 gene encoding CD82 antigen, whose product MTGKGLTASKAFLCCSNIVFLISGFVLISLGALLLADNERILLSRLLGPGDATPEQPLFYYLAFAIVALGFLMAATGLLGCWASCLYNRCVTVTYVALIILLLLGECTVCVLAVFWPHLLGVDVRTARLVRALQRSYAVAGRDQFTAALDLAQTAFSCCGINGSSNYGTSWWRLQEIGRRDLVVPLTCCMLNNTLQSEAFLNPEPTNLTLCETLNPAEHQKARHTQGCIGPLEKWTQDQALILLGVGLAVVLVELCALLSTFFACSKLRKEDKPQPSTYTSTRALGTFNEADHDYGIENRMHMAGTTFGAKS is encoded by the exons ATGACGGGGAAAGGCTTGACTGCTTCCAAAGCCTTCTTGTGCTGCTCTAACATTGTATTCCTG ATCTCAGGATTCGTCCTGATCTCGCTAGGGGCACTTCTACTTGCTGACAACGAGCGAATCCTGCTATCGCGTCTATTGGGCCCCGGCGATGCAACCCCTGAACAGCCTCTGTTTTACTATTTGGCGTTCGCCATTGTAGCATTGGGATTCCTGATGGCTGCTACCGGACTTCTGGGTTGCTGGGCGTCGTGTCTCTATAACCGTTGCGTAACCGTAACC TACGTAGCCCTGATAATTCTTTTACTCCTCGGAGAATGCACTGTTTGTGTATTGGCCGTGTTTTGGCCTCATCTACTGGGTGTGGACGTCAGGACCGCGCGTCTTGTTCGGGCTCTACAACGCAGCTACGCGGTGGCTGGGCGAGATCAATTCACCGCTGCTCTTGATCTGGCTCAAACCGCG TTCTCCTGCTGCGGTATAAATGGAAGCAGTAATTACGGAACATCTTGGTGGCGCCTCCAAGAAATTGGTCGTCGTGATCTGGTTGTCCCGCTGACTTGTTGCATGCTGAACAACACGCTCCAGTCCGAGGCCTTCCTGAATCCAGAACCGACGAATTTAACTTTGTGCGAAACCCTGAATCCAGCGGAGCATCAGAAGGCTCGACATACTCAG GGCTGCATTGGACCGTTAGAAAAATGGACTCAGGATCAGGCGCTCATTTTGCTTGGAGTTGGACTGGCGGTTGTTCTAGTTGAACTCTGCGCTTTACTCAGCACCTTTTTCGCCTGTTCCAAGCTCCGGAAGGAGGATAAGCCACAGCCGTCAACCTATACGTCAACGCGTGCTCTTGGAACATTCAACGAAGCAGATCACGACTACG GGATAGAGAACAGAATGCACATGGCGGGGACAACTTTTGGTGCCAAGTCATGA